ttagatcccaggttaaaaaccccttCTTAAGGCCCAAGCCTTCTGATTCTATGATTCAATTTAGAGTCTGGAGCAAGTGTGAggagaccacatatggccttctaggtccttgggtgtggccttttcactgagtccaggttttacagaacaaatccttttattaaggggatttgttgtgtgaagtttagattcagtcaaagggctgcacttgaagacctagagggctacatgtggcctccaggccgcaggtttcccaccctgCCTCCAGTTTGAAGTGTGAATATCCTTTTCATTTCATGACATACTTTGAAGTtgaattttttcacattttgaaaGTCTTGTTCCTGGGCAAGGCAGCTGGTACAAGGAAAACAGCACTAACACTGGCATCAAAGgaccttgattcaaatcctgcctctgatactatcTGATTGGCCTTAATTGCTTAACTGCCCtagatctcaatttccttatctgtaaaatgaggtagttggactagatgaagtTTCTCCCAGGTCTTAAGAAGCATCACTCATACTTTCTTACACACAGTGTGGTTGCAGCTGGGGAGACTAGGTAAGAGAGAAAGTCAGTGTGCCATGTAACGGATGAACAATAACTAtccagtcagaggacctgaattcaaattctagttctgttTTCTCCAACCCATGTGACCTTTATCAAGTCCCTtaatgggggggaagggggggacaAATGGAATCATGTGGAGAAGAAGAGGACAAGCTGGaaattgtttcctcatctgtataaatgAGGCAGGTGGACCTTGTAAGCTCTAATCTCTAAGGTTCTATTCTTACAGTAACAGAGCAGCCATGGCCACCGAGAACCAGGGGTCTAGAAATGTTTTGGCCTTCTTCACCTCTAGCAAGGATGGAGGTACTTCCCACTATTTCTGGTGCCCCCAGATACCAACATGTCCTACCCTTTGCTCATTCATCAGCTGCAAATCTCTCCTCTGGGATGGCAGATTGGATTCTGTAACATGTGGCCGGGCTCAGATTCTATGCCTTGGTTATGGTCTAGGAAGTCCGTTGAGTGGGTCAGGGCTGAATGGTGGTGAAAGGGACAAAAGACTCTGGGTAGAGCACTGTCTCTTCCACTCGAACATGGCTCTCCCCCTCCCTACAAAGCTCTAGGAGACAACCCTGGAAGCAATAGCTAAAACAGCACTGGGGATTAGAGTGAGTTGGGAAGGAGGGCTTCTGGAAAAAGATGAGGCAAAGCAAGTAGCAGAGAGAAGActgtagtataatggaaagagagcaTTGGCTGTAGTCAGAAGCCCTCAATTTGAATACCAGATGGGCCAGTATCTCTGTGATCATGGTCAAGTTGCTTAAACTCCCCGTGCCTCaatttcccttatctataaaatgaaaagggtaaagaGGTTGCTTTAAATTTAGTTCAAATATAGTTGCTTTAAATTAAGAGGCCATGAAAGCAAGACAGAAGGGAGCAGCTTGGTAGTTGAAGATAGTTCAGAAACTGGGGACCAAAGTCTCCTCCACTTTAAGCTCCCAGTTCAACTTCTGTAGACcagagagaggtgatggatggGGGCTCAGTGGCCTAGTCCCCTTTTACCCAGACCTCAGAGCTGCTACGCAGTGCCTGGCCCCCATcagggagggtgggagaggaagTGGTTTGTCTCCCTGGGTGCAAAGAGAGTCCTCCAGCTTGGCCAGAGTGGGGACCAGGAAGTTAAAGCAAAAGAAGGTCTTCTGGCCAAGagacccccaccccccaacccacCCCCCAGTCCCGACAGGGTCTACTTTGAGGAAGGCAAAAGGCAAAGGAGAGCAGTCACACGCTGGCCTTGTAGGGAACAGggctcttctcccctccccccagggcGCTCAGCCTGTGGCTTTCGCTTCCTGCAGGGCTGACAGTTAGGGCCCCGACTCGGCACCAGCCTGAAGCAACCCACAGTGTGGTTATTTTGGGGAGGCCTCCGTGCTCGGCTGTGAGCCATTCTTTTGGCTTTCCCGCCACCTTCCACCCCTTCTCCCCCctcaaatatttccattttctgggcctcgctctctctcacacacacatacacacacacaccacacactctcacacacacgtAAGTAGTTGAAGCTGGGGCTTTCCAAGGGGTTTTTGAGAGAGCCAATGAAAGCTGTTCACATCATGGTCCCCACTGACATTCAGCAcctgcctcatctctctctccaccctcttTGCCAAATTAACTAGCACTGGTCTAGAGCAGGTTTATCTGTGAGAATTTAAATTTTGTATCTTCCTAGCTATCTCCTAGATGAGCTCAGTACACAGTAAGCTCTTCCTAAACGTTTCTTAATTAATCCTACCTCCCTAGAAAAAagtttcccttcttcctcatttctaattCCCTTTATACAgccttggcttttaaaaaaaattcccaattacatgtaaaagtttttaatattcatttttaacaattctgagttccaaattctctccctcctgtctccccaacccattgagaaggcaagcaatatattgattatacatgaaaggccatgcaaaacaaatttccatactagccatgttgcaaaagataACGCACACAAAAAAACACcaacaaaaataaagtttaaaaagtatgcttcaatctagaCTCAGAGttgatcagttctctctctggaggtgagttctatttttcatcatgggtcctttgaaattgtcttgaatcatcaGCTTTGGCTTTGAGGGTCTTGAAGGCAGGACACGTccttccttgtatccccagtctGGCACAGTGCTTTACAAGGAGTAGATAACCCAAGATTTGCTTAACTGAAGAGTAATTGTAGTCCAAACTTCTGTCTCCTGACAGGCCGTTACAGGCTCTGAGAAGTTACTGGGGTGTTTGCTTCACAAACTCAAGGAGTTACGGAGAGATTAATTCATTTTTCAggcatatctgactctgtgacccctttttggggttttcttggcaaagacactggagtggtttgccatttccttctccagctcattttacagataaggaaactgaggcaaacagggttaagtgacttgcccagggtcacacagctactaagtgttgtACTCAGCaagggtctttctgactttgggcCTGGGACTCTGCACTGTTGCCACCTGAGCTACCCCTTAGGGAGAGGAATAGAATTATGAAATTCAGTAGCCCAGTGGTTCCTAACCTGAAGGCCACAACATTATTTAAAGGAGTCATACAAGTCAAACGTTACTATTTTGATATTTAACACTAGTAAAACATGCTGCTTAACTCAGTTTACTAAGCAAGGGTTCCTTCTATAGGCTGAAGATCTTACACATGCAAAactcacttttaaaaatgttaaattttattgatgtcttctttgTACATCACCCACATTTCCCAATATTATCAGtgtcataggatcagagatctaAAGATGGAAAGGACTATACCTCAGCAGCCTAGTCCAACAAAtggggaaattaaggcccagggaTCACTGACAGTCACACAGcccaaggaggggaaaaaagttcaATAGTACTAACACATTTAAAAAAGTCTGACATCATATAGAGGGTTCCACATCGATAGTCCCTCACTTCTACAAAGTCCCTATTACTTCTTTTCACAGCATTCCTTTGCTCTGTTGCTTCTCTATTTAGGTTGTAGCCAATgcatagttttctcttctctccatgctTCCCTATGTTCATTTCAGTTTGTGCCCAACTTGTTAAACCATTTCATAATTAATAGGcatgtttccaattctttgctactacaaaaaagtgctgctagaAACATTTTGGAGTACACATagggcctttctttttatcactggTCTCAGGATGCCTAGCAGTTGGATTTGTGGGCCAAAGGGGATGGACATTTCAGTTACTTTCttggcataattctaaattgctttccagaaatcataaaaattcacatttccaCTAGCAACGTATGTGTCCCTTGTATAACTCATTTTCAAAACATATGCAGATGTgattaataaaaattcatttgttaCTAAATTCATGGTACCTTCttatcatgttttcttttacctttaaaaagaggtccTCACCCCAAAAGTTTGCGAAGCACTATATTAAAGGAGATCCTAATATTCTGAGACTGAGGGAGAGGCATCGATCTTGGGTCTCTTTAGTAAACTGTGTAGAACAGGAGCCATCAGAGCAAGGCCTTCCCCAGTGAGGACGCTAACGTATCTGATCTTTCTTCCACACCAGATTTTCAAACTTCAAAGGGTGTTAGCTGCATAGGAAGACAAACTGACTCAGCAGCAACCCCAAGTGGCCAACAGGGCACACACCTCTCGAGCCCTTACTAGATAAGGCCTTTAGGAGTTAACATTTCACCAGATCAATGCCTTTGAAGTGTAAGACTAACTCACTCGAGCAGCAGTTGACATCAATTGAAACACTTTTGAGGGACAGGGTGATAGCATCAGGAGGTTGGGGTCAGCCTGTAGGGACCCAAGTGACCAGGAAGCAATAGTCTGTTCAATCCTAAGAACCTACCATCACACTGCTACAAGACCAGTAGGTGGCAGTGGCTGGTTTAAATGGGCAAGGAAATCTTTTCTAAGTATTGGGGGTGGAGGGTGAAAATAAGTACTATACAAAGTATATATAAGCTATAAAATGATGAGAGGAAACAAACGTACCTATCATTTTTCTCAATGGGAAGAGCTATATGTTAATATGACAGTCATTACCTAGCCTCTGATATACCTGCTCGCAGGCAGGAATAGCTTCCTAGGAAGGTCAGATGGGTTGGTTAATGAGAGTCCTTCAAATTGTTGGACGAGCAGGGAAACTAGGTTATCATAGTCTCAGTCTAGCCTTAATCACACAAGGTTAGTTATGAGGTCTTGGGGAAAAGTCCTAGCTCTACGCTAGATTATAGTAGGAGTAGTCTATAAAGTGatggattttaattttttcttcctacCTAGTAAAAGCTGCTTGAGGCAATtgagaaaagggggggagggggtgttttGTCAGACCATAGGGCAAGGTCTGGTAAGAACTGGGAATTGTTTCCAATAAGAATAATTCCCTAAGAACTTTCCCGAGTTGATAATTGGAATTACTAAGATCGAAGTATAGCAGACATAAATGGAAAGCTACTTGAACTGGATTCAAGGCGTCATTTAGACCAATTCCCAGTCTCTAGAAGGCTATACCCTTTTTGGCAATAAgactgagagaagagagaacaagaaataaGGAGATGAAAACTATCAGAGGAAAGCATGATAATTTTAGAGTTGAGGGGAACATCAAGGTAATccccccctctcattttacagatgaaagactAAGGTCTAAAAGTATTAAatggtttgtccaaggtcacacaagtaataacaGAGCTAGGATGTGAACCTGGCCCTCTGGGGATGGTaggcaagaaggaaaaaaaaaggtagtcagtagccccttctctcttctctcagtaTGTTTTCAGGGTTTTCAATGCTGTTCTAGACCTAGGCAGTGGAATATTTAATTCTACCATTGGAATTCTTAGGATCAAGTCAAAAAAGATGGCCACAAAAATGTCAGTAGGATAAGCAGGGGTTATAAGAGTTTCAAATGAGGCAAAATCCAAAATACATTGGAATATGAAGATTCAAATGGTCAGCAACCATTCAGAAGGCTCTGACAAACTCCAAACTGTTCGGTCCCTGTTCACAGTTGAGTAAGGAGTTTTGAACCAAAGATCTTGAGAAACTTGAATGAAAGAGTTCACATTTATTATTATCCTCTGACCCACACACAACCCAAGTCTAGTGCTCATGATAGGATAAAATACCACCTAGCCTCACCATTTCCATACCCTTATGAATCCAACCCTCTTTCAACAATCCAGAATCCAATGTCCTTGCAGTCATTCATTACTGCTCCTGACATCCTTCAAAGGCTGGAGAATGGAGGGTAGGCAGGAAAATGAGTAGTGTTCTATCAGTTCTCCAGGCAAAAAACTCAGCAATGACAGATTGGGGTCAAGAGCAGAGGGGGTTCACTTGTCTTTATTGCTTGTGGTTCACTAAGTCTTTATTGCTGTGTCTCTGGATTTGTAGACCACGCCTCGGCTCTTCAATTCCCGAACAATTCCTGCAACAGGAGAAGAAAAAGCtctgtgagaaagagaaaggcagaacaAGAAAGCAAGAACATTTCAGCTATTATGTGGAGAATGGAAGGTAGAGAGAGGACCAGgctctaggtcaggggtggggaacctctggctctgaggccacatatggccttctagttccttgggtgtagccttttgacagagtccaagttttacaagaCAAATCCTTTTactgaggggatttgttctgtgaagtttggattcagtcaaagggccacacttgaggacctagagagccatatgtggcctcaaggccagaggttccctacccctgctcttGGTAACTCCTCTGAGGTCATTACTAGTAAGAAAAGATTTTGTCTTATTCACGTGGCTTAATACAGATACAAATCTAGGTAGATGACTGATGAATACTAAGTAGATGACACTGACAGGAAAGAGGGACAGTATACCTTGAGGCAGGCGGCCAGTGACAGACACAGCATAAACTCCAGGCTTGAAGGTACctaaaagagatcaaaggagatggtTAAGACTACACAGAAAACTAGCAGAAGGGCTTAGGCTACTAATGAAAAGAGCTTAAGCCCTAGAACAGAAGGGATTGTTCATTGTTTATTCTGGGCTGAATGAAAAAATGGTTCCTATACTTTCCCCCAGTCTAACCCTCTTGCCAGAACCCAGGAGCAAGAGCAACAATGGAACTGCCTGCCCTTTTCTGCAAACAGGGCTGCAGGAAAAAGGATCTGTAATACAGATTtctgaaaggaagaagggaaggagatactTACTGACTCGCTGCCATTTAGAGACCCAGCTGTCCTCCGGACTCATCATTGCAATGATTCTGTAAATGAGAAGAAGAGTATTCTGAGTTTCTCTTTATTGAACAGTAGGACGACATGAGAAAACCTTTAAGGGTCTCTATATCCACTTTTATCCTTACACAAATCATAGGTTAGTCACTACAAATTGCCTTAGTCACTACCTCACTAGTACAAGAAACATACCACTTCCTACCTCCAAGATCTCTtagggcaggggttcttaaacttttttttgtgtcatggaaccctctggcaggctggtgaagcctacagactGCACCCACTCGCCCACTACCCCCACTGGTCagtttcttagaataatgtttttaaattaataaaacacAATGGATTACAAATAcagttatcagaatattttttttaaagtctacaaACCCCAGGCTAAAAACCTTTTGCCCTAGCCTAGGGAATAGGTGATTCTTAGAGATGGGCAGCCAGTATAGAAGTACAGTGTCACCGTTCATCACTAACGTGACCACTAAACCCAGAGCTTCTGAGAAAGGAGCacc
The DNA window shown above is from Notamacropus eugenii isolate mMacEug1 chromosome 2, mMacEug1.pri_v2, whole genome shotgun sequence and carries:
- the SUPT4H1 gene encoding transcription elongation factor SPT4, with amino-acid sequence MALETVPKDLRHLRACLLCSLVKTIDQFEYDGCDNCDSYLQMKGNREMVYDCTSSSFDGIIAMMSPEDSWVSKWQRVSTFKPGVYAVSVTGRLPQGIVRELKSRGVVYKSRDTAIKT